The DNA sequence CATTTCAGGGCGAATCGGTCCAGATCAGGCACACTGGCCGTGTTCAGGGCCCGCCCCGACGCAACGTGGCTCGGCTCCCCTGCAGGCTTGTTCATGCTGTCCAACTTAGACGGTGGCAGGCGGGGACGTCAGAGACCGTCGGGGAGGGAGCGCAGCACCGATGGCGGACTCGCGGCGCTCGGAGCGACCGCCCGGTCCGTCGCCCGCGGCCCCGGCCAGGTGGCGGTCAGCCCGCGAGACGGCGGGGCCGCGCGACGTCCGGGTCGCGGTCACCGGGACCCCCGGTCCACTGCGTGACGCGATCGCCGCGCACCTGACCGAGTCGGCCGGAACGGTCTCGGTCCGCGTGCTGGACGCCCACATGCCCCGAGCCGGGCAACGGCTGCGCGACGTCGACGTGGTGGTCCTGGTCGCCGCGAGCCTGGAGACCGGGACGCGGCGGCTCACCCCGGAGGAAACCGCTCGGATCCTGCGCGCGGCGACCGCGGTTCCCCGGCTCGTGCTGGTCAGCAGCGCGATGGTGTACGGCGCGGACCCGGCCAACGACCTGCCGCTGGCCGAGGACGCGCCGTTGCTCGCCGAGGAGCGAGGCATCGCCGGGGACCTGCTCGACATCGAACGCCTGGTCGCGGGGCAACGTGCGCAGGGGTTGACCGTGCTGCGGCCGGCGATGTTGGTCGGTCGCGGTGCCGACACCGTCTTCGTGCGGCATTTCTCCGCGCCGTTGCTGCTGCAGGTCCAGGGCTCGACCCCGGCCTGGCAGTTCTGCCACGTCGACGACCTGCTCTCGGCGGTCGGCTACGCGGTTGCCGGACGCGTCGAGGGTGCTGTCACGGTCGGCTGCGAGGGTTGGCTGGCCCAGGAGACCGTCGAGTCGATCGCGGGCCTGCGCCGGCTGGTGCTGCCCGCCGCGTTGGCGTTCGGAACCGCCGAACGCCTGCACCGGCTCGGCGTCTCACCGGCGCCGGCCGGCGAGCTGCGCTACGTCGCCTATCCGTGGGTGGTGCCGAGCACCCGACTGCTGACCGCCGGATGGCGCCCGACCCACGACAACGCCGCCGCGCTCACCGAACTGCTCGCCGCGGCCGAGGCTGCCGGCGGTCGCCGCGGCCTGCGGGAGACCCCGTTGTCGGCGGCGGGCGCGGCGGTCGCGATGGTCGGCACGGCCGCCCTGCTCCGTCAGGCCCGCCGCCGCCGTCGCGGCTGAGTCGCCCGCCCGCCGGCGGTGCGGACGCCGAGCAGCCACAATGTCCCCATGGACGCTGGGCCTATCCGACTGATCGAGATCCGCGACGTCGCGTTGTCGCCGGCCGAGGTGCTGGCCGCGGTCGACGACCCGACCGCCGGCGGGTCGACGTTGTTCGTCGGCACCGTGCGCGACAAGGACGGCGGCCGGGACGTGAAGGACCTCAGCTACAGCGCCCACCCCAGCGCCGTGGCGAAGATGCGCGAGGTCGCGGAGGAGGTCGCCGCCGAGCACGACGTGATCGCGCTGGCCGCCGTGCATCGGGTCGGCGACTTGAGCATCGGCGATCTGGCGGTCGTCGTCGCGGTCTCCTGCGGGCACCGCGGGGAGGCGTTCGTCGCCTGCCGCGCGCTGATCGACCGCATCAAGGCCGAGGTGCCGATCTGGAAGCACCAGTTGTTCCTCGACGGCAGCACCGAATGGGTGGGGACACCCTGATCAGCGTCGGGGTGACATAAGGTCAGCCCGTGCTGAAGCGGGTGAACTGGCGCTCGCCGCGAACCGTCTCGTTGAGTGTCGCGAGCGTTCTGCTGGCCGTGCTCGCGGTGCTGCTGCTGGTCCTTCCGGTGCCCTACGCCCGACTGTCTCCCGGCCCGGCCACCGACACCCTCGGCGAGTCCAGCGGCAAGCAGCTGATCACGATCAACGGCACGACCACGTACCCGACCAGCGGGCACCTGGACATGACAACGGTCTCGATAACCAACCCGGACCACCGGATGACGCTGCTCGAGGCGCTGTCCGGCTGGTTCTCCTCCGGGGTCGCGGTGGTCCCTAAGGAGACCGTCTACGACACCACCAAATCCGCCGCGCAGATCGACGCCGAGAACACCCAGGAGATGGAGCTCTCCCAGAAGCACGCCACCGCGGCGGCGCTGCTGGCGCTCAACGTCAAGGGCGTCATCTCCCACGTCGTGGTCTCCGCGCTCACCTCCGGCACCCCCGCCTACGGCAAGCTCCAGGTCGCCGACGAGATCGAGAAGATCGACGGCAAGACCGTGAACACCCCGCAGGACGTCGTCGACGACGTCCGCGCCCACAAGCCCGGCGAGCAGGTGACGTTCCTGGTCAAGCGCAAGGACTCGACGGGCAACGAGCACGAGCTCACCGTCACGCTGACCACGGCCAAGAACCCCAGCGACGCGAAGCTGCCCTACATCGGCATCAGCCCGGACCGCGACTACACGTTCCCGTTCCAGGTGAAGATCGAGCTCGACAACGTCGGCGGCCCCAGCGCCGGGATGATGTTCGCGCTCGGGATCATCGAGCGGCTGTCCCAGGGCGGCATCACCGGCGGCAAGACCATCGCCGGCACCGGCACGATCACCGACGACGGCACGGTCGGCAAGATCGGCGGCATCCAGATGAAGATCCTCGGCGCCAAACGGGCCGGCGCGACCGTGTTCCTGGTCCCTGCCGACAACTGCCGCGAGGCCGCGCAGGACCCGCCGAAGGGCATCGAGTTGGTGAAGGTCGACAAGCTCTCGACTGCGCTGTCGGCGCTGCTGGCCATCCGCACCGGGCAGGGCACGGTCCCGCACTGCTGACCCGGCAAGTGCCGGCTAGGTGCAGGTTTGAACGGGTGATCATCGGCACGTGGCACGCGACTAGATAGGTTTGGCTGCTGTGACCTCCGGCCCGCACCCTTCGACCGGTCCCGCACGTGTGGGCCTCGGGGTGTCGGCGACATGAGTTTCGAGGTTCCGCCACCGCCGCCGGGTCGCCGCCCGTTCCGACCGACGACGCCTCGTCGTCGGCCTCGCGCGCTGGTGCCGGTGCTGGTGGTGCTGTTCGTCCTGTTCGCGTTGTTCTTCGTGATGGCCGACTTCGTCACCGACCTGTGGTGGTATCGGGCGGTCCAGTACTCCGAGGTGTTCACGACCCGGCTGACGACCCGGAGCGTGCTGTTCCTGATCTTCGGCATCACGATGTCGGTAGTGGTCGCCCTCAACGTGGTGATCGCCTACCGGTTGCGCCCGACGTTGCGTGGGATGTCGCAGGAGCAGCAGAACCTCGACCGGTATCGGGTCGGCGTCGATCCGTACAAGGTGCCGATCATGATCGTCTCCGGTGTGCTGCTGGGGATCCTGTCCGGCACGTCGGCGTCGGGGGAGTGGCGCAACTGGCTGCTCTGGCGGAACAAGACGTCGTTCGGGGTGACGGACCCCGAGTTCCACAAGGACGTCTCGTTCTACATGTTCAGCTACCCGTGGTGGCGCTTCCTGCTCGGCTTCGCGTTCGCCGTGGTGCTGGTCAGCCTGCTCGCCACCGTGATGACCCATTACCTCTACGGCGGCCTGCGCCTGCAGACCCCGGGGGACAAGGCGACCTCCGCCGCCCAGGCGCACCTGTCCGTCCTGCTCGGCCTGTTCGTCGCGCTGAAGGCCGTCGCGTACTGGCTGGACCGCTACGGGTTGGCGGTCAACGGCGGCGGGTTCGACAACGTCAGCGGTTGGACCGGGCTGCGCTACAAGGACGTCAACGCGCTGCTGCCGGCCAAGGAGATCCTCTGCGCGATCGCCGCGATCTGCGCGTTGCTGTTCTTCGCGAACGTCTGGCGGCGCACCTGGCTGCTGCCTGGGATCGGCTTCGGTCTGCTGGTGCTCTCGGCGCTGCTGATCGGCACGGCGTACCCGGCGATCGTGCAGCAGTTCCAGGTGAAGCCCTCCGAGTCCACCCGCGAGGCCCCGTACATCCAACGCAACATCAACGCCACCCGCGCCGCGTACAGCCTGACCAACGCCAAGGTCGATCCCTACGACGCCAAGACCTCGGTGGTGCCCGGCCAACTGCGCGCCGACGCGAACACCACGGCGAGCATCCGGGTGCTGGACCCGAACATCGTCTCGCCGACGTTCGAGGCGGAGCAGCAGATCCGCCGCTTCTACAGCTTCCCCGAGATTCTGCGGATCGACCGTTACCCCATCGACGGTCGCAGCCAGGACGTCGTGGTGGCGGCCCGGGAACTGAACCTCGCATCGGTCCCGGCCGAGCAGCGCAACTGGATCAACGACCACTTCCTGTACACCCACGGATTCGGTCTGGTCGCGGCCCGCGGGAACACCGTGGATGTCGACGGCTCGCCCAGCTACGTGTCGAAGGACATCCCGCCGACCGGGCAGCTGGGCGCATACGAACCCCGCGTCTACTTCGGTGAGGAGTCCCCGGACTACTCGATCGTCGGGGCCAAGGCCGGTTCCGCGCCCCGCGAGTTCGACACCGAGCAGGCCGCCGGCCAGAACCTCAACACCTACCAGGGGCCGGGGGTCGGCGTCGGCTCGCTGTGGCGCCGACTGCTCTACGCGGTCAAGTTCCGCGAGCAGAAGATCCTGCTGTCCTCGGAGATCAACTCGGCCTCCAAGGTGCTCTACATCCGCAACCCGCGGTCCCGGGTCGCCCGGGTCGCGCCGTGGTTGACCCTTGACTCCGACCCGTATCCGGCGGCGGTCGACGGCCGGATCCAGTGGATCGTCGACGGCTACACGACCAGCGCGAACTATCCGTACGCCAGCCGCACCACGCTCGGCCATGCGACCCAGACAGCGGTCACCGCCGCGACCGGGCGCGTGATCGCACCGCGTGACGAGGTCAACTACATCCGCAACTCGGTCAAGGCGACCGTCGACGCCTACACCGGTGAGGTGAAGCTCTACGGATGGGACGAGTCCGACCCGGTCCTCACGACTTGGAAGAAGGCCTTCCCGGGCACCGTCAAGGACCGGAGCACGATCCCGGCCGACCTGCTGGTGCACCTCCGCTACCCCGAGGACTTCTTCAAAGTTCAACGCGAGTTGCTGGCCCGCTACCACGTGACCGACCCGCAGGCCTTCTACACCAAGGCCGACTTCTGGCAGGTGCCGCTGGACCCCACCGGCGCTGACGTCACCGGACTGGCAGGCAGCGCCGAGTCCGACCCGCAGCCGCCCTACTACCTGACGTTGAAGATGCCCGAACAGCAGACCTCGACGTTCTCGTTGACCACGACGTTCGAGCCGCTGGGCCGGGGGCAGTTGGCGGCGCTGATGGCTGTCGATGCCGAGCCCGGGCCGGACTACGGGACCATCCGCGTGCTCGGGCTGCCGCCGAGCACCAACGTGCCCGGCCCCCGGTTGGTGCAGAGCAACATCACCAGCGACTCGGTAGTCAGCAGCACCCTGTTGCAGTACCGCGGCAACAAGGTCCGGTACGGGAACCTGCTGACGCTGCCGATCGGCGGCGGTCTGCTCTACGTGGAGCCGATGTACGTCCAGCCGACAACCGGCACCAGCTATCCGCTGCTGCGCCAGGTGATCGCCTCGTTCGGCAACAACGTGGCGATCGGCGACGACCTCAACACCGCCCTGAACAAGCTGTTCAGCGGCGCGGCCGGCACCGGTGCCGCACCGAACCCGGCGCAGCCGCCGAGCAATGCGACCTCGGCGCCGTCTGACGGGTCGTCAGGGCCCAAGGGGGCGACCGCCGTCGCCGCCGCGATCGCCGACGCCCAGGCCGCGCAGGCCGACGGCAAGGCCGCCCTGGCCAAGGGCGACTTCGCCGCCTACGGCAAGGACCAGGACCGCATCGCCGCCGACCTGCAGAAGGCCGCCGACGCGGAGAAGAGCCCGGCGAAGGCCCCGGCCGCGGCCACCACGGCCCCGACCCCGAAGGCCACCTCGCCACCATGACCCGAGCAGCCGACGGGCGCCGGTAACCCGATTGGCTAGCGCTGCCCACCCTGCTGT is a window from the Sporichthyaceae bacterium genome containing:
- a CDS encoding molybdenum cofactor biosynthesis protein MoaE produces the protein MDAGPIRLIEIRDVALSPAEVLAAVDDPTAGGSTLFVGTVRDKDGGRDVKDLSYSAHPSAVAKMREVAEEVAAEHDVIALAAVHRVGDLSIGDLAVVVAVSCGHRGEAFVACRALIDRIKAEVPIWKHQLFLDGSTEWVGTP
- a CDS encoding UPF0182 family protein; its protein translation is MSFEVPPPPPGRRPFRPTTPRRRPRALVPVLVVLFVLFALFFVMADFVTDLWWYRAVQYSEVFTTRLTTRSVLFLIFGITMSVVVALNVVIAYRLRPTLRGMSQEQQNLDRYRVGVDPYKVPIMIVSGVLLGILSGTSASGEWRNWLLWRNKTSFGVTDPEFHKDVSFYMFSYPWWRFLLGFAFAVVLVSLLATVMTHYLYGGLRLQTPGDKATSAAQAHLSVLLGLFVALKAVAYWLDRYGLAVNGGGFDNVSGWTGLRYKDVNALLPAKEILCAIAAICALLFFANVWRRTWLLPGIGFGLLVLSALLIGTAYPAIVQQFQVKPSESTREAPYIQRNINATRAAYSLTNAKVDPYDAKTSVVPGQLRADANTTASIRVLDPNIVSPTFEAEQQIRRFYSFPEILRIDRYPIDGRSQDVVVAARELNLASVPAEQRNWINDHFLYTHGFGLVAARGNTVDVDGSPSYVSKDIPPTGQLGAYEPRVYFGEESPDYSIVGAKAGSAPREFDTEQAAGQNLNTYQGPGVGVGSLWRRLLYAVKFREQKILLSSEINSASKVLYIRNPRSRVARVAPWLTLDSDPYPAAVDGRIQWIVDGYTTSANYPYASRTTLGHATQTAVTAATGRVIAPRDEVNYIRNSVKATVDAYTGEVKLYGWDESDPVLTTWKKAFPGTVKDRSTIPADLLVHLRYPEDFFKVQRELLARYHVTDPQAFYTKADFWQVPLDPTGADVTGLAGSAESDPQPPYYLTLKMPEQQTSTFSLTTTFEPLGRGQLAALMAVDAEPGPDYGTIRVLGLPPSTNVPGPRLVQSNITSDSVVSSTLLQYRGNKVRYGNLLTLPIGGGLLYVEPMYVQPTTGTSYPLLRQVIASFGNNVAIGDDLNTALNKLFSGAAGTGAAPNPAQPPSNATSAPSDGSSGPKGATAVAAAIADAQAAQADGKAALAKGDFAAYGKDQDRIAADLQKAADAEKSPAKAPAAATTAPTPKATSPP
- a CDS encoding NAD-dependent epimerase/dehydratase family protein, encoding MADSRRSERPPGPSPAAPARWRSARETAGPRDVRVAVTGTPGPLRDAIAAHLTESAGTVSVRVLDAHMPRAGQRLRDVDVVVLVAASLETGTRRLTPEETARILRAATAVPRLVLVSSAMVYGADPANDLPLAEDAPLLAEERGIAGDLLDIERLVAGQRAQGLTVLRPAMLVGRGADTVFVRHFSAPLLLQVQGSTPAWQFCHVDDLLSAVGYAVAGRVEGAVTVGCEGWLAQETVESIAGLRRLVLPAALAFGTAERLHRLGVSPAPAGELRYVAYPWVVPSTRLLTAGWRPTHDNAAALTELLAAAEAAGGRRGLRETPLSAAGAAVAMVGTAALLRQARRRRRG
- a CDS encoding S16 family serine protease, which encodes MLKRVNWRSPRTVSLSVASVLLAVLAVLLLVLPVPYARLSPGPATDTLGESSGKQLITINGTTTYPTSGHLDMTTVSITNPDHRMTLLEALSGWFSSGVAVVPKETVYDTTKSAAQIDAENTQEMELSQKHATAAALLALNVKGVISHVVVSALTSGTPAYGKLQVADEIEKIDGKTVNTPQDVVDDVRAHKPGEQVTFLVKRKDSTGNEHELTVTLTTAKNPSDAKLPYIGISPDRDYTFPFQVKIELDNVGGPSAGMMFALGIIERLSQGGITGGKTIAGTGTITDDGTVGKIGGIQMKILGAKRAGATVFLVPADNCREAAQDPPKGIELVKVDKLSTALSALLAIRTGQGTVPHC